Proteins encoded together in one Musa acuminata AAA Group cultivar baxijiao chromosome BXJ3-6, Cavendish_Baxijiao_AAA, whole genome shotgun sequence window:
- the LOC135640914 gene encoding uncharacterized protein LOC135640914 has product MELLSDDAAAEGGEVEREPSGEPLVREPRHCRTHFPGAVRQKAYLFDGLGNYFNKEWDLMEGSGREFCWYHAELPKGNQKLALSAQYLIDVLCPPLKLQDILTLVSNGPFCGHVDGALVFRVNSSGPSASSFTLRLAARVTENSVITVSLGRVPRLGFSPTGQSLLSEIPSIESTDLVRDEEKEGPSGIVIREHVLEFLLTMNHSEEADNPVPVRVSNLVVHIIDTHVDHVQDIVTKLEMELDAVELELDKGGSTLKKQMLDDRKFPKMHLNLQRFLQVVAHGEQVFPRVKEKCSAKSWFASEDIIALEELIGRLRRLKENLGFIVNRVAAIQAGLDSWQSEQINRKLYYLSFLSIIFLPLSIITGIFGMNVGGVPWTAQRDPALQDGFRNVMILCVVMLFLLLVSFSFPSLYARVNSWRRRHAMRRSWSINRKSFLSRTFQRGGFQGGGYMRI; this is encoded by the exons GAGAGAACCCCGACATTGTCGGACCCATTTCCCCGGCGCCGTGCGGCAAAAAGCCTATCTTTTCGACGGATTGGGCAACTACTTCAACAAGGAGTGGGATCTGATGGAAGGCAGCGGGCGAGAGTTCTGTTGGTACCATGCGGAGCTCCCGAAGGGAAACCAGAAGTTGGCATTGTCGGCTCAGTATCTCATCGATGTCCTGTGCCCGCCGCTTAAGCTCCAGGACATCCTCACACTCGTCAGCAATGGCCCCTTTTGCGGGCACGTCGACGGCGCCCTCGTGTTCCGGGTGAATTCTTCGGGTCCTTCCGCCAGCAGCTTCACCCTGAGGCTGGCCGCCAGGGTGACCGAGAACTCGGTCATCACTGTGAGCCTGGGACGGGTCCCAAGATTGGGGTTTTCACCCACGGGGCAGTCGCTTCTGTCAGAGATCCCAAGCATCGAGAGCACGGATTTGGTGAGGGATGAGGAGAAGGAGGGACCTAGTGGAATTGTCATTCGGGAGCATGTTCTTGAATTTTTGTTGACGATGAACCACTCGGAGGAGGCTGACAATCCTGTGCCAGTtagggtttcaaaccttgttgtgcATATTATTGACACACATGTCGATCATGTCCAGGATATAGTGACTAAGCTTGAGATGGAACTGGATGCAGTGGAGCTGGAATTAGACAAGG GAGGTTCTACATTGAAGAAACAAATGCTGGATGACAGAAAATTTCCCAAAATGCATTTAAATTTGCAGCGCTTCCTACAG GTTGTTGCTCATGGCGAGCAAGTATTCCCACGTGTAAAAGAGAAATGTTCAGCCAAAAGTTGGTTTGCGAGTGAAGATATCATTgcccttgaagaactaattggtcgtCTTAGGAGGCTAAAAGAGAATTTGGGATTTATAGTAAACCGGGTTGCGGCAATTCAAGCTGGTCTTGATAGTTGGCAGTCAGAGCAAATCAATAGGAAGctttattatctttcttttctctCTATTATCTTCCTTCCTTTATCAATCATTACAGGAA TATTTGGAATGAATGTTGGTGGTGTGCCATGGACAGCACAAAGAGATCCCGCTCTGCAAGATGGTTTTCGCAATGTTATGATTCTCTGTGTTGTGATGTTGTTTTTACTTTTAGTTTCTTTTTCGTTTCCTTCCCTTTATGCAAGGGTAAATTCTTGGCGTAGACGGCATGCTATGAGGAGGAGTTGGTCAATTAATAGAAAGTCCTTCTTGAGTAGAACCTTTCAGCGAGGTGGATTTCAGGGAGGAGGTTACATGCGCATTTAA
- the LOC103989571 gene encoding pentatricopeptide repeat-containing protein At1g79080, chloroplastic-like, which produces MSSRLHSIPPTARSKPCFVSHLPDLPTLSLNKCFSRVLAYTPITIHPKDATFSLPNRRNGKNESRTRELRLQEAFVHLEYMVGRGHRPDATQASQLLYDLCRSNKIRKAIRVMELIIRSGSTPDSSTYTFLINQLCKRGNVVYAMQLVDKMHEYGCPPSTITYNSLVRGLCIHGNLQQSLWLLDRLVHKGLVPNVFTYSFLLEAAYKERGVDEAVKLLDEIVEKGGRPNLVSYNVLLTGFCKEGRLEEAMCFYRELPSKGFSPNVVTYNILLRSLCYEGRWEEAEELLAEMGDRNRAPSSITYNILIGSLAHHGRTEQALDLLEEMARNGYKPVAANYNLIIAQYCKEGKLDMVLRCLDLMMQRHCNPNEGTYNVIAVLCEEEKVVEAFSIINTVANKQNASMHDFYRNVISFLCKKGNTFAAFQLLYEMTKHGFTPDSYTNSSLIKGLCMEGMLGEAFKAFEVMEEHGNKPDIDNYNALILGLCKARRTDLSFDIYKTMIEKGYVPNETTYAILVEGIAHEDEVDLAADVLKELYLRDAVSKNTMERISIQYDFE; this is translated from the coding sequence ATGTCATCCCGTCTTCATTCCATCCCACCCACTGCCAGAAGCAAGCCATGCTTCGTCTCCCATCTGCCGGACCTCCCCACTCTTTCCCTCAACAAGTGTTTTTCTAGGGTCTTAGCATACACTCCCATCACCATACACCCCAAAGATGCAACCTTTTCGCTTCCCAACCGGAGAAACGGGAAGAATGAGTCAAGAACCAGGGAGCTCAGGCTCCAGGAGGCCTTCGTGCATTTGGAGTACATGGTGGGGAGAGGGCACAGGCCCGACGCCACCCAGGCCTCGCAGCTCTTGTACGATCTTTGTAGATCAAATAAGATTCGGAAGGCCATTCGCGTCATGGAATTGATTATCAGATCAGGGAGCACTCCTGATTCATCCACATATACTTTTTTAATCAATCAGTTGTGTAAGAGGGGGAATGTTGTGTATGCCATGCAGCTGGTCGATAAAATGCATGAGTATGGTTGCCCGCCATCTACGATCACGTACAATTCTTTGGTTAGGGGTCTTTGCATCCATGGGAACTTGCAGCAAAGTTTGTGGCTTTTGGATCGACTAGTGCACAAGGGATTGGTTCCAAATGTGTTTACTTACTCATTCTTGCTAGAAGCAGCATACAAGGAAAGAGGGGTGGATGAGGCAGTGAAGCTATTGGATGAAATTGTTGAAAAGGGTGGGAGGCCTAATTTGGTTAGTTACAATGTTTTGCTTACAGGGTTTTGCAAGGAGGGTAGATTGGAAGAGGCAATGTGCTTCTACAGAGAGTTGCCTTCCAAAGGGTTTAGCCCTAATGTTGTTACCTACAACATCTTGTTGCGGAGTCTGTGTTACGAAGGGCGGTGGGAGGAGGCAGAGGAGCTTTTAGCTGAAATGGGTGATAGAAACCGTGCTCCAAGTAGTATCACATACAATATATTGATAGGGTCGCTTGCCCATCATGGTCGAACTGAGCAAGCACTCGACTTGTTAGAAGAGATGGCAAGAAATGGGTATAAGCCTGTAGCTGCTAACTATAACCTGATAATTGCCCAGTACTGCAAGGAGGGGAAACTGGACATGGTGCTCAGGTGCCTGGACTTGATGATGCAGAGGCATTGTAATCCTAACGAGGGGACTTATAATGTGATTGCTGTGCTTTGTGAGGAGGAGAAGGTGGTAGAGGCATTTTCCATAATCAATACCGTGGCAAATAAGCAAAATGCTTCCATGCATGACTTCTACAGAAATGTTATATCGTTCTTGTGTAAGAAAGGAAATACTTTTGCAGCTTTCCAGTTACTATATGAGATGACAAAACATGGATTTACTCCAGATTCTTACACCAATTCATCCTTGATCAAAGGTCTTTGTATGGAGGGCATGTTGGGTGAGGCTTTTAAGGCTTTTGAAGTGATGGAGGAACATGGTAACAAGCCTGATATTGACAACTACAATGCACTTATTCTTGGATTGTGCAAGGCTCGGCGGACAGATCTATCATTTGATATTTACAAGACAATGATTGAAAAAGGTTACGTACCTAACGAAACGACATATGCAATTCTAGTGGAAGGAATTGCTCATGAGGATGAGGTAGATTTAGCTGCAGATGTTTTGAAGGAGTTGTATCTGAGAGATGCTGTGAGTAAGAATACCATGGAGAGAATCTCTATCCAGTATGATTTTGAATAG
- the LOC103989572 gene encoding uncharacterized protein LOC103989572 — MASSSSSGSDGGDAFDADMEALRRACALTGADPADVGGAYLDSDSDSGSDDAGLLRRLQERFSSPSLAVDSFSLVKPLSVLAPMDLDDEDDFETLRAIQRRFTQYNSDPLREKPEKILEEPEMVVNDDVCGPETPNRSTELSKEHGYSHTEPHFPEHEAWSSNVKDLTSSKFPKSAHNFVNALKKNRSCQKFIRRKLLEIEAKIEKNKELKERIKCLMDFQVACKRKVANILYQKKDPRITLISLKRSTSEKSSKTTLKKVPASYIGPNENSHVSKYKMVLKRFPISLSKQPWSNIEKENLVKGIKQQYQEMLILNSMNMESDAEGITDSNLMSAITLSDPEFTPEKIRSFIPLVNWNRLASMYAMGRAGAECEARWLNCEDSMINHSPWTVMEDKKLLFIVQERGIYNWIDISITLGTHRTPFQCLVRYQRSLNPHILNKDWTEDEDAKLRVAVEYYGDNWQMVASCLEGRVGPQCSNRWNKTLNPERKKVGRWSVDEDKRLKVAVMLFGAKNWNKIAWFAPGRTQVQCRERWHNCLDPTLNLKPWTAEEDAKLLDARAMHGNCWSKIAACIPPRTDNQCRRRWKILLPGELISLQAAAQIKKTALISNFVDRESERPAIGPNDFTPLINSNTMFDKIGGAKVRKKRQSENQPNKSRKKPRRVSMEDQETNCCTDDLALPPSIESNPTSSLGISRSGNKRLRDDRPRNPRVKSRIHLKENSTKDCMTNTPSVVAPADMSLVVAINSKATESMNISKAIDKSKNEQNMWIKSRFPIEENSTADGLAKFSVDIASDDSPLALYMNNTSARNFRRQRNIARVNTLKGQGLDPEAHFMKIL; from the exons ATggcgtcctcttcctcctctgggAGCGATGGCGGCGATGCCTTCGACGCGGATATGGAGGCCCTGCGGCGAGCCTGCGCGCTCACTGGCGCCGACCCCGCCGACGTAGGTGGTGCCTACTTGGATTCTGACTCTGATTCCGGAAGCGACGATGCAGGCCTCCTTCGTCGTCTGCAGGAACGGTTCTCTTCGCCCTCCCTAGCCGTCGATTCCTTTTCCTTGGTCAAGCCCCTGTCTGTTCTCGCGCCGATGGATCTTGATGATGAGGATGATTTCGAAACCCTTCGAGCCATCCAGCGGAGATTTACTCAGTACAATAGCG ATCCTCTGAGAGAGAAACCTGAGAAAATTCTAGAAGAACCTGAGATGGTTGTCAATGATGATGTATGTGGGCCAGAAACACCTAATAGATCTACAGAATTGAGCAAAGAGCATGGCTACAGTCACACTGAACCACACTTTCCAGAGCATGAAGCATGGAGTTCAAATGTTAAGGATTTGACATCTTCTAAGTTTCCCAAGTCTGCTCACAATTTTGTTAATGCTCTTAAGAAGAACAGATCATGTCAGAAGTTCATTAGGAGGAAGCTACTAGAAATTGAAGCAAAGATTGAGAAGAATAAAGAACTGAAGGAACGTATTAAATGTCTTATGGACTTTCAAGTTGCCTGTAAAAGGAAAGTGGcaaatattttatatcaaaagaaggaTCCTCGTATCACGTTAATATCTTTGAAGAGGTCCACATCTGAAAAGTCATCAAAG ACGACTTTGAAGAAGGTTCCTGCCTCATATATTGGTCCAAATGAGAACTCCCATGTTTCAAAGTATAAAATGGTACTTAAAAGATTTCCCATCTCACTTAGTAAGCAGCCATGGTCAAACATCGAGAAAGAGAATCTTGTGAAGGGAATAAAGCAACAGTACCAAGAGATGCTGATTTTGAACTCAATGAATATGGAAAG TGACGCAGAGGGCATcacagattcaaatttaatgtctGCAATAACACTCAGTGATCCTGAGTTCACACCTGAAAAAATTAGATCTTTCATACCATTAGTAAATTGGAATAGGTTGGCTTCAATGTATGCCATGGGCCGTGCTGGTGCAGAATGTGAAGCAAG GTGGTTGAACTGTGAAGATTCCATGATTAATCACAGTCCTTGGACAGTAATGGAGGATAAGAAGCTTTTGTTTATCGTTCAAGAAAGGGGCATTTACAATTGGATAGATATTTCAATCACATTGGGTACACATAGAACACCATTCCAATGCTTAGTACGTTACCAACGGAGCCTTAATCCTCATATTCTGAATAAGGACTGGACAGAAGATGAAGATGCAAAGCTTCGTGTGGCTGTGGAGTACTATGGCGATAACTGGCAGATGGTCGCTTCTTGTCTAGAAGGCCGTGTAGGTCCTCAGTGTTCTAATAG GTGGAACAAAACTCTTAACCCTGAGAGGAAGAAAGTGGGAAGATGGTCTGTGGACGAAGATAAACGGCTGAAAGTAGCAGTGATGCTTTTTGGGGCCAAAAACTGGAACAAGATAGCTTGGTTTGCCCCTGGTCGCACACAAGTTCAGTGTCGAGAAAG GTGGCATAACTGTTTGGATCCAACCCTAAATTTAAAACCGTGGACTGCAGAAGAGGATGCCAAGCTGTTGGATGCAAGAGCGATGCATGGAAATTGTTGGTCGAAAATTGCTGCCTGCATACCTCCACGTACTGATAACCAATGTAGGAG ACGATGGAAGATTCTGCTTCCAGGAGAATTGATTTCGCTTCAAGCTGCAGCACAGATAAAGAAGACTGCACTTATATCTAACTTTGTAGACCGAGAAAGTGAGCGACCAGCAATAGGTCCAAATGACTTTACACCACTCATTAATTCTAATACTATGTTTGACAAAATTGGTGGTGCAAAAGTTAGGAAGAAAAGGCAAAG TGAGAATCAACCAAATAAGTCCAGAAAGAAGCCCAGAAGAGTTTCAATGGAGGATCAGGAGACAAATTGTTGCACTGATGACCTGGCTCTTCCACCAAGCATAGAATCGAATCCTACCAGTAGTCTGGGCATTAGCAGGTCAGGGAATAAAAGATTGAG GGATGATAGACCAAGAAATCCAAGAGTTAAATCCAGAATACATCTTAAGGAGAATTCAACAAAGGATTGCATGACAAACACACCATCTGTTGTAGCTCCAGCAGATATGTCACTTGTAGTTGCTATAAATTCGAAAGCTACAGAAAGTATGAACATCAGCAAGGCAATTGATAAAAG TAAAAATGAACAGAACATGTGGATCAAGTCCAGATTTCCTATTGAGGAGAATTCAACAGCAGATGGCCTAGCAAAATTTTCAGTTGATATAGCTTCTGATGATTCACCCCTTGCCTTATATATGAATAACACTTCCGCTAGGAACTTCAGAAGGCAAAGGAATATAGCAAG AGTTAATACATTAAAAGGCCAGGGGTTAGATCCAGAAGCTCATTTCATGAAAATTCTGTAG
- the LOC135641680 gene encoding lipoyl synthase 1, chloroplastic-like, with product MFQKSLASPFAPPIPIGSLKPWSKSSRNLNVVVRSEAVDASNRADPKPNPAPSKLFESSSSAAAGPYPGGMGLHTGRDPTVRKPEWLRQRAPHGEKYARLQESLAELKLNTVCVEAQCPNIGECWNGGGGAGGEGDGIATATIMLLGDTCTRGCRFCAVKTSRNPAPPDPMEPQNTAKAIANWGVDYVVLTSVDRDDLPDGGSGHFAQTVKALKKLKPDILVECLTSDFRGDLEAVSLLADSGLDVFAHNIETVRRLQRIVRDPRAGYDQSLNVLKHAKLCKDGMVTKSSIMLGLGESDEEVKEAMADLRAIGVDILTLGQYLQPTPLHLTVKEYVTPEKFAFWKEYGESAGFRYVASGPLVRSSYRAGELYVQKLLRGDSTLASRT from the exons ATGTTTCAGAAATCGCTCGCCAGCCCTTTCGCCCCGCCGATTCCGATCGGTTCCCTCAAGCCTTGGTCGAAGAGCTCCCGGAATTTGAACGTCGTTGTTCGATCTGAAGCGGTGGATGCTTCGAACAGGGCGGATCCGAAACCTAATCCGGCGCCGTCGAAGCTGTTCGAATCGTCGTCGTCGGCGGCGGCAGGGCCGTACCCGGGCGGAATGGGGCTGCACACCGGCCGGGATCCGACGGTGAGGAAGCCCGAGTGGCTGCGGCAGAGGGCGCCGCATGGGGAGAAGTACGCGAGGCTGCAGGAGTCGCTTGCGGAGTTGAAGCTGAACACCGTCTGCGTGGAGGCGCAGTGCCCCAACATTGGAGAG TGTTGGAATGGAGGGGGAGGAGCAGGTGGCGAAGGGGATGGTATTGCGACTGCGACGATTATGCTTCTAGGGGATACCTGCACCCGTGGCTGTAGATTTTGTGCAGTGAAAACCAGCAGAAACCCGGCACCACCGGATCCTATGGAGCCGCAGAACACAGCTAAGGCAATTGCAAATTGGGG GGTGGACTATGTTGTGCTTACAAGTGTAGATCGTGATGACCTACCTGATGGCGGAAGTGGCCATTTTGCTCAGACAGTCAAAGCTTTGAAG AAGCTTAAACCCGATATTTTGGTCGAATGTCTAACTTCTGATTTTCGAGGAGATCTTGAGGCTGTCTCACTGTTGGCAGATTCTGGCCTAGACGTATTTGCCCACAACATTGAGACCGTGAGGCGGTTGCAAAGAATTGTTAGAGATCCTCGGGCAGG GTACGATCAGAGTTTAAATGTCCTGAAGCATGCAAAGCTATGCAAGGATGGGATGGTTACAAAGTCTTCTATCATGCTAGGGCTTGGAGAGTCAGATGAGGAGGTAAAGGAAGCAATGGCTGATTTAAGGGCCATTGGTGTTGATATTCTTACATTGGGGCAGTACTTGCAG CCGACACCACTACACCTAACGGTCAAAGAGTATGTGACGCCTGAGAAGTTTGCCTTCTGGAAAGAATATGGAGAATCTGCTGGTTTCCGCTATGTTGCTAGTGGACCACTG GTTCGGTCTTCCTACAGAGCAGGGGAGCTATACGTTCAGAAATTGCTGAGAGGAGATTCTACATTGGCCAGTAGAACTTAG